In Nasonia vitripennis strain AsymCx chromosome 2, Nvit_psr_1.1, whole genome shotgun sequence, a genomic segment contains:
- the LOC103316397 gene encoding protein Fer3 isoform X2: MSYPEPLWEVNGNQAPVISTTTATTTPEMSQYVGNEIGSYPMWDSSVLYPSAPPPSHQHVNEHGLYRQPCALLHQSQNGRSSNVPTSTTKKPRRRVATVSQRRAANIRERRRMFNLNEAFDKLRRKVPTFAYEKRLSRIETLRLAITYIAFMGELLGIEPNSSKTDYIPRDYYLPSS, translated from the exons ATGAGCTACCCCGAACCGCTGTGGGAAGTCAACGGAAATCAAGCTCCT GTAATATCAACAACAACGGCAACAACCACTCCGGAGATGTCACAATACGTTGGAAACGAAATCGGCAGCTATCCCATGTGGGACAGTTCGGTTCTCTATCCGTCGGCACCGCCGCCTTCTCATCAGCACGTCAACGAACACGGCTTGTACAGGCAGCCGTGCGCATTGCTTCATCAAAG CCAAAACGGAAGATCCTCGAACGTGCCCACCTCGACGACGAAGAAGCCTAGACGCAGAGTAGCGACGGTGTCCCAAAGGAGGGCAGCCAACATTCGCGAAAGGCGTAGGATGTTCAATCTGAACGAGGCTTTCGACAAACTGCGACGAAAG GTACCTACGTTCGCGTACGAGAAGCGGCTGTCTAGAATCGAGACGCTGAGACTGGCCATAACGTACATCGCTTTCATGGGCGAATTGCTGGGTATCGAGCCCAACAGCTCCAAGACGGACTACATACCCAGGGATTATTACCTGCCGTCGAGTTAA
- the LOC103316397 gene encoding protein Fer3 isoform X1, with amino-acid sequence MSYPEPLWEVNGNQAPVISTTTATTTPEMSQYVGNEIGSYPMWDSSVLYPSAPPPSHQHVNEHGLYRQPCALLHQSRYSQNGRSSNVPTSTTKKPRRRVATVSQRRAANIRERRRMFNLNEAFDKLRRKVPTFAYEKRLSRIETLRLAITYIAFMGELLGIEPNSSKTDYIPRDYYLPSS; translated from the exons ATGAGCTACCCCGAACCGCTGTGGGAAGTCAACGGAAATCAAGCTCCT GTAATATCAACAACAACGGCAACAACCACTCCGGAGATGTCACAATACGTTGGAAACGAAATCGGCAGCTATCCCATGTGGGACAGTTCGGTTCTCTATCCGTCGGCACCGCCGCCTTCTCATCAGCACGTCAACGAACACGGCTTGTACAGGCAGCCGTGCGCATTGCTTCATCAAAG TCGTTACAGCCAAAACGGAAGATCCTCGAACGTGCCCACCTCGACGACGAAGAAGCCTAGACGCAGAGTAGCGACGGTGTCCCAAAGGAGGGCAGCCAACATTCGCGAAAGGCGTAGGATGTTCAATCTGAACGAGGCTTTCGACAAACTGCGACGAAAG GTACCTACGTTCGCGTACGAGAAGCGGCTGTCTAGAATCGAGACGCTGAGACTGGCCATAACGTACATCGCTTTCATGGGCGAATTGCTGGGTATCGAGCCCAACAGCTCCAAGACGGACTACATACCCAGGGATTATTACCTGCCGTCGAGTTAA
- the LOC100115471 gene encoding sialin-like yields the protein MSSMKYCCSRLSQKWVLATMSFFSVFCAFSMRMCLPLTIPKMVKHAKHISRSILQADDTCPGPTYNATLQHHEMRNTTGTYDWSEYTQGIILGSFYWGYVLSHVPGGIIAERFGGKHALGVGIFTTALFTLLTPWAIDWGGATALIFLRVVMGLCEGVTQPAVSALLSQWIPAEERSKISSFVFMGATVGILATSLGLSPIMEHLGWPGFYYIFGGLGVVWYVLWCVLCYSSPRDHPFISKEEAKMLNEKLSQHTHADPPPVPWRHLLTSAPFWALVIVTIGRDWNGYTMMADMPKFLISVLKFSESEVGLLFLSMNISMLISCSLFSWMSDWLIEKNYMSITNVRKLMASISLTVHGVFGVVSVYVGCNKFQYFAVSFVSTFTSGAGFPGVKANVLDLSPNYAGTVMAVSHGLAGLCGFGGPYMVGILVPNQTLTEWILVFWIIFTVTVVTNVVFVLFGSGEVQEWNDPNFERSKKKSKMIEMKEVEKLLTVKKVQLAVAIDEGINPC from the exons ATGTCGTCGATGAAATATTGTT GCTCGCGGTTATCCCAAAAATGGGTCCTCGCGACGATGAGCTTCTTCTCGGTGTTCTGTGCATTCTCGATGCGCATGTGTCTGCCGCTGACGATCCCGAAAATGGTAAAACACGCCAAGCATATATCAAGGTCGATACTGCAAGCCGACGACACCTGTCCCGGTCCCACTTATAATGCGACTCTTCAGCATCACGAGATGCGCAACACCACCGGCACTTACGACTGGAGCGAGTACACGCAG gGCATAATCCTGGGCTCGTTCTACTGGGGCTACGTTCTGAGCCACGTGCCCGGCGGCATAATAGCCGAGCGATTCGGCGGCAAGCACGCCCTCGGGGTGGGTATCTTCACCACGGCTCTCTTCACCCTCCTCACCCCGTGGGCCATCGACTGGGGCGGCGCGACAGCCCTGATCTTCCTGCGCGTGGTCATGGGTCTCTGCGAGGGCGTAACTCAGCCGGCGGTCTCGGCGTTGCTATCCCAGTGGATACCAGCTGAAGAACGTTCCAAGATCTCGTCGTTCGTGTTCATGGGCGCGACCGTCGGCATACTGGCCACGTCCCTTGGCCTCAGCCCCATCATGGAGCACCTGGGCTGGCCCGGCTTCTACTACATCTTCGGTGGACTCGGGGTCGTCTGGTACGTTCTCTGGTGCGTCCTCTGCTACAGCAGTCCCAGGGACCATCCCTTCATCTCCAAGGAGGAGGCCAAGATGCTGAACGAGAAGCTGAGCCAGCACACCCACGCTGACCCGCCGCCGGTGCCCTGGAGGCATCTGCTCACCTCGGCTCCGTTCTGGGCTCTGGTGATCGTCACCATCGGTCGCGACTGGAACGGATACACCATGATGGCCGACATGCCGAAATTCCTCATCAGTGTGCTCAAGTTCTCGGAAAGCGAGGTCGGTCTGCTGTTCTTGTCGATGAACATATCGATGCTGATATCGTGCAGCCTCTTCTCCTGGATGTCCGACTGGCTCATCGAGAAGAATTACATGTCCATCACGAACGTGCGGAAACTCATGGCGAGCATAAGCTTGACCGTTCACGGAGTCTTCGGTGTGGTCTCGGTTTACGTCGGCTGCAACAAGTTCCAGTACTTCGCGGTGTCGTTCGTGTCAACCTTCACCTCGGGGGCTGGTTTTCCCGGTGTCAAAGCGAACGTCCTCGACCTCAGCCCGAACTACGCCGGTACCGTGATGGCGGTTAGCCATGGACTCGCAG GTCTGTGTGGTTTCGGTGGTCCATACATGGTGGGGATTCTGGTACCGAATCAAACGTTGACCGAGTGGATACTCGTGTTCTGGATCATCTTCACTGTGACCGTAGTCACGAACGTCGTCTTCGTACTGTTCGGCAGTGGCGAAGTTCAGGAATGGAACGACCCTAACTTCGAGAGAAGCAAGAAGAAGAGCAAGATGATCGAGATGAAGGAGGTTGAGAAACTATTGACCGTTAAGAAAGTTCAACTCGCTGTGGCGATTGACGAGGGAATCAATCCGTGTTGA
- the LOC100115437 gene encoding putative inorganic phosphate cotransporter, with translation MASAWEACCSNIPQRWIVVIMSFLGLFNAYAMRVCLSIAITEMVVPTNNTEEFVDDTCPDNNDKSDIIEFNNKTVVNTELFEWSEYTQGIILSSFYWGYILTNLPGGLIAEKFGGKHTLGLGILSTAIFTISTPFCVMYGDSTTLVFLRILMGIGEGPTYPALSVLIAQWIPEHERSKAGAVAFSGAPLGTIFGMLASGLILRNGSWPTVFYFFGVVGFLQFLLNSAFCYSKPSDHPFIGKSEAKYLKEQLKNTHANLPPTPWRHILRSKPVWALVVATIGNAWGFLTICSDMPKYMSSVLKFSVQSNGYFSSVPYLCMWINSCVSSAIADYLITSRRVSISNMRKIGSTISSLGPGIFIVAASYAGCNGFLVVLLLTIGMTFMGCATFAILVNMLDLGPNYAGTLMGIVNGISTLSGIASPYVVGLITPNQTISEWRAVFWIVFGMFFVSNAIFVLYGSGELQEWNDPAFLAREKMKSKDDEKEGIQLMPMKA, from the exons ATGGCATCGGCTTGGGAAGCTTGTT GCTCAAATATTCCACAGCGATGGATAGTCGTGATAATGAGCTTTTTAGGACTGTTCAACGCGTATGCCATGCGGGTTTGTTTATCGATAGCTATTACGGAAATGGTCGTACCTACGAATAACACAGAAGAATTCGTCGACGATACCTGCCCCGACAATAACGACAAAAGCGATATTAtagaattcaataataaaactgTCGTAAACACAGAACTGTTCGAATGGAGCGAATACACGCAG GGTATAATTCTCTCCTCTTTCTACTGGGGCTACATCCTGACCAACTTACCAGGTGGTCTGATCGCCGAGAAGTTCGGCGGCAAGCACACCCTCGGCCTTGGCATCCTGTCCACCGCAATATTCACGATATCGACGCCCTTCTGCGTCATGTACGGCGACTCGACGACTCTGGTCTTTCTGCGAATACTCATGGGCATAGGCGAAGGCCCCACCTATCCTGCCCTCAGCGTTTTGATAGCCCAATGGATTCCGGAACACGAGCGATCGAAAGCCGGCGCTGTAGCCTTTTCCGGTGCGCCTCTGGGCACGATCTTCGGGATGCTGGCGTCGGGCTTGATTCTGCGCAACGGTAGCTGGCCGACTGTTTTCTACTTCTTCGGGGTCGTCGGCTTTCTCCAGTTCTTGCTCAACTCGGCCTTCTGCTACAGCAAGCCCAGCGATCATCCGTTCATCGGCAAGTCCGAAGCCAAGTACCTGAAAGAGCAACTGA AGAACACGCACGCGAACCTACCACCGACTCCCTGGCGCCACATTCTGCGCTCGAAGCCGGTCTGGGCCCTGGTCGTGGCGACGATCGGTAACGCTTGGGGCTTCCTGACGATCTGCAGCGACATGCCCAAGTACATGAGCAGCGTCCTCAAGTTCTCCGTCCAGAGCAACGGGTACTTCTCCTCGGTGCCCTACCTCTGCATGTGGATCAACAGCTGCGTGTCCTCCGCCATTGCCGATTATCTCATCACGAGCAGGCGGGTGTCGATCAGCAATATGAGAAAGATCGGCAGCACGATCTCATCCCTGGGACCGGGTATCTTCATCGTCGCGGCCTCGTACGCCGGCTGCAACGGCTTCCTCGTCGTTCTCCTGCTCACCATAGGCATGACCTTCATGGGCTGTGCCACCTTTGCCATTCTGGTGAACATGCTGGATCTGGGGCCCAATTACGCCGGAACGCTGATGGGCATCGTCAACGGAATCTCTACGTTGAGCGGCATAGCCTCGCCGTACGTCGTGGGTTTGATAACGCCGAATCAGACGATAAGCGAGTGGCGAGCTGTGTTCTGGATCGTTTTCGGGATGTTCTTCGTGTCGAACGCTATCTTTGTATTATACGGCAGCGGAGAGCTGCAGGAGTGGAACGACCCGGCTTTCCTAGCCAGAGAGAAGATGAAGAGCAAGGACGACGAGAAGGAAGGCATACAGCTGATGCCTATGAAAGCTTGA